The Allocoprobacillus halotolerans nucleotide sequence TTTTATTCGCATCATCAACATATTGACCAGCTAACCAGTCTCCACAATCTTCCATCATACATCCATGTTCATCTACATTACAATAAATATCTAAACCATATTTTTGTCCGACAATAAAGTCATCCATCCCAAATCCAGGTGCTGTATGAACGCATCCTGTTCCGGCTTCAGCTGTAACGTGATCACCTAAAATAACTAATGATTCACGATCATATAATGGATGCTTACAAGTGATCATTTCTAATTCTTGACCTTTAAATCTTTGTAAGATTTCTTTTTCTTGTAATTCAAATTTTTCCCATAAAGTATCAACTAATTCTTCTAAAACAATTAATTTTCCTTTTTCACTTTGTACCAAAGCATAAGTGTAATCAGCATTTAAACAGATTGCTAAGTTTGCTGGAATTGTCCAAGGTGTTGTTGTCCAAATGACAAAACTTGTATCTGTATCTAAGATACCTTTACCATCTTTAACTTGGAATTTTACAAAGATAGTTGGACTCTTGACATCATGATATTCTACTTCAGCTTCTGCTAAAGCTGATTCACTTGATGGTGACCAATAAACAGGTTTTAACCCTTTATAAATTAAACCATCCATTGCCATTTTAGCAAATACATCAATTTGATTGGCTTCAAATTCAGGTAAAAGAGTTAAATAAGGATGATCATAATCAGCAAATGTTCCAACACGAATACATTGTTCTTTTTGTTTGGCAACTTGTTCTAAAGCATATTCATAACATTTCTTTCTAAATTCTGCCGTACTTAATTCTTTACGATTGACACCTAATTTTTGAATAGCATTTTCAATTGGTAAACCATGTGTATCCCATCCAGGTACATAAGGTGTATAGAATCCCTGTAAATTTTTGTAACGACAAATCACATCTTTAATAATTTTGTTTAACATATGTCCAACATGCATATTTCCATTAGCATATGGCGGACCATCATGGAAAACAAAATCATCATGTCCTTGATTTTGTGCAACAACTTTTTCATACATTTTGTTATCTTGCCATCTTTGAACATAACCTGGTTCCTTTTTAGGAAGATTTCCACGCATTTCAAAATCTGTTTTTGGCATTAATAATGTGTCTTTATAATTCATTTTATTCCTTCCTTTCTCAAATAAAAAACGTCCTGTTAAAGGACGTGATGACATGATACCACCTTTATTCATATCACATGATATGCTCTCTATATCTTAACGCGATGAACGTCTTATCCTACTCATTTCAGATAAGCTACTCTCAGGATGATTCATTATAAGTTCCACTTATTTGCTTTTCACCAACCGCAAACTCTCTACAAGCTTTCCTTATAAACTGTCCTTGTCATTGTATTTGTTTTCTTGTTCCTCTTTAATTAAACTGAAAATTTCTGATTTGTCAATAGTTTCTAACATTTCTTTACTCATTTTCACAACATTTGTTCTAAAATCAATGGCTTCTTGCTTAAATGTATCCATATCTTTAGACAAACCACGAACATATTCCATAGATTCTTTTAAAATCATGTTAGCATTTCTTTTCGCTTTTTCTATCAATTCACTTGCCTCTTTTAAAGCAAGTCTTGCAATTTCTTCATTCGTTTTTTCATGAACTGATATTTGCTTTGTAAGTAAAGTGTTTTGTTCTTTTAAATCAGTCATTTCTTCTTTCATAGACTGAATCAATGCTTTTTGTTTATCAATTTCTTGTTTCAATTCTTGAATACGATCATCTACTTCAGCCTTGTTATAACCTCGAAATTGTTTATCAAATTGTTCCAATCCTTCCACCTCACTTATAAAAATATCCACTCACCACATAATTTCCTTGCCTTGTTTGTCGATTTTCATCAACAATTTTGACACGACCATGATGTTTAAAAGATATCATATCACTATTATGACACAAATAACTGACTTCTTCAACAATTTTATAATTGACTTTCACATGACCACTACGAATTGCATCACTAGCTAATTGACGTGAAACTTTAAACATAGCTGATACAATTTTATCCAAACGCATACTTGATAAAATAAATGAACGTGATGTAAAATCATGTACAATTTCAATATCCTCATGACATTCAACCAAGCGTACTTTTGCTTTTTTAATTTGTTTTAACGTTTGAATGATATAGGGATATGTTTGTTGAGTACAGGCAAAAAAGCAACGCTCACCATCATCAATATCGCCAATACACTCTCTTTTAATACCTAAATTCATTAAAGCACCTAAAATATCTTTATGTTTAATTCGACCAAATTGTTGATGGTATACAATTTCTACAACCTTTATTTCGAAATCCTCTTTATCAATCATATAAAAATCAGGACAGATAATCATTCGTTGACTTTCAGCATTCACAAAGCCACCAAAACTTTCTACTTTTAATTCTTTCCCTATCACACTTTTAACAATATCTTGTTCATGAGGATTATAGAAAGGTGTTAAAATCATACGCTGATGATGTAATGCCTGAAATTGATAATCTAAAATTTTCTTAACAAAAACTTCGTCGCCTTTAAAATGTTCTAACATCATTCAAAAAGAAAGTATTAGCAAGTCAATACTTACTAATACTTGTTTATTCTTCGCCTTCAGATTCATCCATTGTAATATTGCCAGATACGCCAATATTTTTAGGAGTACATAAGAAAATTTTAGGTCCGATTTGTTGAATATCTCCTTCAATCGCAAAAATCACACCACTTAAGAAATCAATAACACGTTTAGATTGTTCTTTTTGTAAACGATGTAAATTGACAACTGCTGCTCTTTTTTGTTTTAAATAAGTTGCAATTTCCTGTGTTTCACTATATGCACGAGGTTCAAATAAAATCAAATGACTATCTTTATTTGCACTCAATGCTTTCATTGCATCAGTTGTTTTTGTAGATTTTGCTTTTTCAAACAAACTTGTAGATTTTACATCTTCTTCAGCATCTATTTCTTCATTTTCATAAACGTCTTCATCGTCTTCTTCAAAAACCATTTTTTTACTTTTTCACCGTATCCCATGAGGTAACCTCCTTACATCTATACATCATTATACCATATAATGTGTATGAAAAAAAGAGAAAAATAAGCGAAATATCATGTTGTCAACAGCTTTTAATGACATTCGACATGAACAAGAATCACATCCTCGCCTATTGTAATGATATGTTGAATAGGAATAATGATAGCTGGTGGACCTTTAAAAAAGCAGATGAATTTAAAAGCAGAAAAACGTTCAACAATTAATGCCTGTATGCATTGACAGAGTGTATCAATTTCTAAATCAACAACATAACCAATTTTACATCCTGACGAGGCATCAATAACATCTTTACTTTGCAACGCTAAAAAACGCATTCTATCACCCCCTACAATATATGCTTTTATCCGCTCATATATTTCTTTAATTGGGATAAAGCTTGTTTTTCAATACGTGAAACCTGTGCCTGTGAAATCATTAAATCCTTGGCTATTTCACGTTGTGTCAAGCCTTTAAAATAGTGTTCATGAATAATCTGCATTTCTTTTTGATCTAAATAGCGCATCGCTTTTTGTAAATCAATCGATTTTTGAATATCCATCATCTCACTACGGCGATCAGGTATTTGACTTTCTAAATCTATTGGACCGTTTCCATCATTTTGTACTTCTTGAGATAGAGATGTCACATTATGCGTTGACGACAAAGCTTCAACCAATGTGTATTCATCAATATCAAGAGATTTTGACAATTCTTTAAAAGTCGCTTCACGATTATATTTTTTCATATACTCTTCATTCATCAACAAAGCCTTATATGCAATATCACGCAAAGAACGTGGAATACGCAAGGGAGAACTTTCTCTTAAATAACGTTTTATTTCTCCTGATATCAAAGGAACAGCGTATGTTGAAAAACGCACATCTAAAGATGTATCAAAGTGATCAATAGCTTTCATTAAACCTATGACTCCAACTTGAAATAAGTCATCTAAATTATTGACACGTTGTTGATATTTTTGTACAAGCGATAAAACGAGTTTTAAATTCGAAAGGACTAATCTTTCTTTTATCTTTAAATCATGATTTTGTTGATATAATTCCAATAATTCCATTGTTTGTTGATGAGATAATTTCTCATATTCTTCAATGTTATTTCCATTTAATTCTACTTTATATTTTGACATGGATTCAACTCCTCATATCAGAGTTTCTCCATTTTATTTGACATTATTCATCATCTTTCAATTTATTTCTTAATTTTCTAATAATCTTTTTTCTAATCTGGAAATATAAGATTGTGATATACCTAATATTTCCGCAACATCTTTTTGTGTCAATTCATCATGACCAATCAAACCATATCGCATCATTAAAATCTGTTGTTCTCTTGGATTTAAATAATGCAGGGCACGATAAAACTTTTCTTTTTGATCATTATGTTCAATTTCATCCTGAACAATATCTTTATCCGTTCCAATAATATCTGACAACAACAACTCATTACCATCATAATCAACATTTAATGGTTCATCCAATGAGATTTCTTGTCTCAATTTATTGTTTTTTCTTAAAAACATTAAAATTTCATTTTCAATACAACGTGAAGCATAAGTTGCAAGTTTAATATTTTTATCCATATTAAAAGTATTGACAGCTTTCACAAGTCCAATCGTTCCAATACTAATCAAATCTTCAATACTGCCATTTTGCATAGAATCATATTTTTTCGCAACATATACAACCAATCTTAAATTATGTTCAATTAATAAATCTTTAGCTTTTTCATCACCATTTTGTAATTGGATCAAGGCTTCTTTTTCCTCTTTCCCTTTTAAAGGCGCTTTTAAGACATCATGCCTACCAATATAAAAAAGAGATTTCTTTTTCCATAACCATTCTTTAATTGTTAATAAAATCATAATAATCCTCCCATTAACTGTTGATTTAAAATACAATCATATTGTGTTGAAGTGATAATACCTACATAAACATCATGTAATTGATAATGATGAATTGTTATATCTGGTAAAAGAATTAAATCAATTCTTTCTTGTTGACTGGCTGTTTCAATCCATATCTGATCAATCACTGGATAATCTTTCACTAATTTTTGATTCAAAAAATAACTGGATAACCATGATAAGTCACTTGATTGCCATTATCAATAAACCCATAACATGATTTATCTTCAAAACTCACTTTTACCATTGAATGGTGAATACGACGACGACAGAGCTCAATATAAAAATAACTTATCACAATAGTGAATATGGCTATGAGTAGTAACGAGTGTAAATGGTACCCTTCTATCAATAAAACACCCTGAAAAATAATTGATGAAGGCAATAGCCATTGTATAAAAGAAAGAATTGAAAAATAAATAAAAAGAAAAACAGGATAATAAATATAAATCAGTCGTCTAAAATAAAAAAGCGTTAAAACAAAATCATATAAAAAAAGAAATCCAATAAACAAATCAACAAATAAAAAAACAATCGAAATATTATATGTGAAAACATATAAAAATAATTTTCTCTTTGTCATTTGAATATTTAATAAAAACGATAGTATTTCAAAACTAAATAATAAAATAAATGCATTCATCACATATGTGATTTCAATATAGACTTTCATTATTTTTCCACCCTCTTTCATTATAGAGAAGTTAGAATAAAAATGATGTCAAAAAAAGATCGAAAGCGCATCACTTTCAATCTTTCATTTTCATTATTCACTTGCCATGACATCAAGACGACGACGACGTTTCATCGCATCTTTTTCACATTTATCCATTAATCCTTCAGCATGTTCTGGATTGACTTTAGATAATTGTGCGAATCTGTTTTCACTCAATAAGAAATCTTTGAATTTTGTGAAATCAGGTTCTTTAGAATCAACTTGTAATGGATTCTTTCCTTGTTCTTCTAAACGAGGATCATATCTTAATAAGTTGAAGTATCCACATTCAACAGCACGTTTTTGTTGTTGTTGATGATTTGCTAAACCACCTTTAATACCATGTTCCATACATGGAGAATAAGCAATAATTAATGATGGTCCATCATAAGCTTCAGCCTCTTTAAATGCTTTAATTGTTTGCATTGGATTAGCCCCCATTGCTACTTGTGCAACGTAAACATGACCATATGCCATCGCAATTTGTGCTAAATCTTTTT carries:
- a CDS encoding DivIVA domain-containing protein, which encodes MEQFDKQFRGYNKAEVDDRIQELKQEIDKQKALIQSMKEEMTDLKEQNTLLTKQISVHEKTNEEIARLALKEASELIEKAKRNANMILKESMEYVRGLSKDMDTFKQEAIDFRTNVVKMSKEMLETIDKSEIFSLIKEEQENKYNDKDSL
- a CDS encoding RNA-binding protein, which encodes MLEHFKGDEVFVKKILDYQFQALHHQRMILTPFYNPHEQDIVKSVIGKELKVESFGGFVNAESQRMIICPDFYMIDKEDFEIKVVEIVYHQQFGRIKHKDILGALMNLGIKRECIGDIDDGERCFFACTQQTYPYIIQTLKQIKKAKVRLVECHEDIEIVHDFTSRSFILSSMRLDKIVSAMFKVSRQLASDAIRSGHVKVNYKIVEEVSYLCHNSDMISFKHHGRVKIVDENRQTRQGNYVVSGYFYK
- a CDS encoding cell division protein SepF — encoded protein: MVFEEDDEDVYENEEIDAEEDVKSTSLFEKAKSTKTTDAMKALSANKDSHLILFEPRAYSETQEIATYLKQKRAAVVNLHRLQKEQSKRVIDFLSGVIFAIEGDIQQIGPKIFLCTPKNIGVSGNITMDESEGEE
- a CDS encoding YlmC/YmxH family sporulation protein, producing the protein MRFLALQSKDVIDASSGCKIGYVVDLEIDTLCQCIQALIVERFSAFKFICFFKGPPAIIIPIQHIITIGEDVILVHVECH
- a CDS encoding sigma-70 family RNA polymerase sigma factor, which translates into the protein MSKYKVELNGNNIEEYEKLSHQQTMELLELYQQNHDLKIKERLVLSNLKLVLSLVQKYQQRVNNLDDLFQVGVIGLMKAIDHFDTSLDVRFSTYAVPLISGEIKRYLRESSPLRIPRSLRDIAYKALLMNEEYMKKYNREATFKELSKSLDIDEYTLVEALSSTHNVTSLSQEVQNDGNGPIDLESQIPDRRSEMMDIQKSIDLQKAMRYLDQKEMQIIHEHYFKGLTQREIAKDLMISQAQVSRIEKQALSQLKKYMSG
- the sigK gene encoding RNA polymerase sporulation sigma factor SigK, yielding MILLTIKEWLWKKKSLFYIGRHDVLKAPLKGKEEKEALIQLQNGDEKAKDLLIEHNLRLVVYVAKKYDSMQNGSIEDLISIGTIGLVKAVNTFNMDKNIKLATYASRCIENEILMFLRKNNKLRQEISLDEPLNVDYDGNELLLSDIIGTDKDIVQDEIEHNDQKEKFYRALHYLNPREQQILMMRYGLIGHDELTQKDVAEILGISQSYISRLEKRLLEN